The Microbulbifer sp. YPW1 genome contains the following window.
TGACCTCCAACAACAGACGCCAGCGGGGGTACGACTGCGACAATAAGGAGCGCATTGCCAGCCACGCAGAATCCAGCGCGTGTAAAGTCACCCGCATGCGAAGCGTGAATAGTGCCGGCGGTGGCAGACAGGCGGCGAGAGCCACAACCTCGTCAGTCCCTGGTAGCTGTTCAGTCTCTACCTGAGCCAACCACTCCGCGTACCCAGCCTGCGGGCAGCGCTTGTGAAAGGTTTCCGAATAATGCAGCAATGCTACCGAGCGCCAACTGCGACCACTTGCCTGCGCTTCCTTGCTCAAGGCTTTGCGCACCGATTGGCGGGACTCGCCCCGGTAATTACGATGCATATTGGCCAGGCGCTGACACAACCGATCGCGGGCAAAGTGAGGGGCCAGCCAGGCGAGACAACAGTGCGCAACCTCATATTCGCCTTCTCCAGCCACTCCGGAAAATTTAAGTTCCACGGCGCGTACCGGGCCGGGAAAATAACAGATTCTCTTCGCCACCTTGCCCCGACGGAGCGGCAGGGTAATCGATACCGCTGGGTCAAAACCGCTACCGCAGTCCACATGTAACAAAACATGTCGAGCCCCACAGGTTTCCCCCAGCTGAAACTCGAACATATACCAGCCCCTACCCGGCAAGCGGCCAAGCCATTGAAAGGTTTCGTTAACACCGGGCGAGAGAGAACGTACGCCTGTCTGTGGCCGTAGAAAAGTAGGTACTAAACGGACCAGAGAGCGAAAAAAACGAAAGTGAGCGCTCAAGAAAATACCTCAATGAGCCTCGGGGCCGGACTCAAGCAATGTCCGGCTGAGTTCCGACACCCGCTGATAAAGCTCCTGATCGTAGCGTATAAGTGGAGCCACTGCTGTGATCAGTTCAGGATTTGTAACATCAAACCCGTAATCAAACTTGTTTACATTCACCCGAGGAGGTTTTTCCCAATTTTTTACGATACCAGCCTTGGCACCCAGGTAGCGGATTGCGGGTTCGAAATTTTCGGTAATGCCAACAAAATCAAACCGTTTCAGGTTATTTAATGCCTGCAGGAAAGCTTCATCGTTAAAAGGCTTACTCGCTGGAATACTGTGAAAATATCGACACTGGCAATTATCAAATAGCGGTCTTTCTGCCGGACGCAATTCCGATACGAAGCGGCTCATCGCTTCCGGGCTGGAGAAATCAACTTTCTGCAGGCGCGCAGAAATCTCTCGCACGATATCAGGGTGCCCCTGCAAAAAATCAGCGCGCTCAGGCTCAGACAGATGGCGAACCCAGTTAAGGTGCGACACCAGCTGTCGTACGGGCTCACGCAACATGGTCGCTGTGTAGAATTTGTCTCTTTCGAAATCCCGTTCAAAGCGCTCCAGGCCAATGTGCCCAGAAATAAACTGATGATGCGCGAGCGATTGGAGGTCCGAGACCGATTCGATATGCATCGCTGCCCGCTCGTGCCCAAAGTGCTCGATAAAAAACTCATTTACGGAGCTGCCCGCAGTTTTGGCAATATGCATGAAAAACAGGGGCTTGTTCACAAAAGCCGGCCGGCTAGGGGCAAGATCACCAAGTGCTGAAAATACAGAAACCCTGGCCGGCGACTTCAGCCTGCGCCCTAGATTTAGTGAAAAACCACACTCCCCGGTGGGGTGCCCCCCCCGCTCCAGCAAGTCATTCCGGTATTCAGATGCCAATAAATAGTGCTGCTCTCCATCGGCATCGACCATCACTAGCGCCGGCTTGCCGCCGTCCGCAACTTTGGCCCAGCCACGGATCACCGGTCCCCACTGGTTATCCACTGCCCCATCGAACAGGGACTTCTCCTCCTCGGGACGGCATGATCCGCCATTAGCGCGATTTAAAAATTTCATGCAACAGCAGCCTCGGTTACTGCAAGCTCATCTTGCCCTGCCAAGGAAAAATCTTCCCGGGCACGGGTAAGGTTGGGGTGATAGAACGGATCGCGCTGCAACAGCGCGCCCCAACGTTCTGCCAAGCGGGCCTTTTCTTCATCAAAACGGGCGATCTTTTCCGGGGTATCTTCCTGCCCGCGGGACTTGCTCTCATGATGGTAAAGCTCGGCAAACGGTGTAAAGACGTTCAAGTAGCCAGCTGCCTGCACACGCAGACAGAAATCCACATCGTTATAGGCCACGGTATAGGCCTCATCCAGGCCGCCCACCTGTTCATAGACAGACTTGCGTACAAACAGGCAAGCACCGGTCACCGCGCTCAGGTTCTGGCGCACCTTTAAACGATTGAAATACCCCTGACTACCCCGCGGTGACCCGCGGTGGGAGTGGGCCGCGTAGCCGCCCAGTCCAAGAATGACTCCAGCATGCTGCACGGTATCATCCGGGTAATAAAGTAGAGCTCCCACACAGCCATTCTCAGGCTGCTGCGACAGTGACGCCAGCTCCTCAATCCAGCCCGGAGTGATCACTTCCACATCGTTATTGATTAGGCCGATGATTTCACCGCGGGCCTCTGTCACGCCGAAATTGTTGATGGCGGAATAATTAAAAGGATGGTCGTACGCCAATACCCGCACCCGAGAATCAAAATTCTGCACTTCTGAAAACCAAGCGAGCGTTGCTGAATCCCGGCTTTG
Protein-coding sequences here:
- a CDS encoding sulfotransferase family 2 domain-containing protein; its protein translation is MKFLNRANGGSCRPEEEKSLFDGAVDNQWGPVIRGWAKVADGGKPALVMVDADGEQHYLLASEYRNDLLERGGHPTGECGFSLNLGRRLKSPARVSVFSALGDLAPSRPAFVNKPLFFMHIAKTAGSSVNEFFIEHFGHERAAMHIESVSDLQSLAHHQFISGHIGLERFERDFERDKFYTATMLREPVRQLVSHLNWVRHLSEPERADFLQGHPDIVREISARLQKVDFSSPEAMSRFVSELRPAERPLFDNCQCRYFHSIPASKPFNDEAFLQALNNLKRFDFVGITENFEPAIRYLGAKAGIVKNWEKPPRVNVNKFDYGFDVTNPELITAVAPLIRYDQELYQRVSELSRTLLESGPEAH